A single region of the Granulicella aggregans genome encodes:
- a CDS encoding methyl-accepting chemotaxis protein: protein MKNWSISLRISAGFALVLVFMACLCGLAIHTMRSVLASENAHAKSYVPATQMATDFERDVLNARIFFIYFVTIQKPGSLDKGWERYNQAEKQQKDLLTFVNGSEELRELRPGAEQLGRDLDAYRPALEATLKMVQSGTLHGDAYDAQVKDWAAKGAIMVGDAGKLEVLCSTVSGSSRKSIIDSLQSSMTSNLVIFLTGFCVSGLMAAVIVRQINSSLRTLTSELRGGSEQVSDAATQVAAVSQDVARDASQQAAMIEETSASAVEIGAMASQSAESARAATGLVVEAVKNIEFTDRAMEDCNAAMNAIGQSSNDIAKTLQVITQIAFQTNILALNASVEAARAGEAGMGFSVVADEVRSLAQRCSAASEEISVLIEQSLGNAAAGKTKIGVLTDASKSVSSVFSQMKPLVEQIVGNSREQSQAIDQIGRALVKMEQATQKSAAAAEESASGAEELNAQSEQMRMLAEGLGRLVDGASSESAPRGGGRAYRMAMS, encoded by the coding sequence GTGAAAAACTGGTCTATCTCGCTTCGTATCTCCGCCGGCTTCGCTCTGGTGCTGGTCTTCATGGCCTGCTTGTGCGGGCTGGCGATCCATACGATGCGTTCGGTGCTGGCAAGCGAGAACGCGCACGCCAAAAGCTATGTGCCTGCGACGCAGATGGCCACGGACTTTGAGCGTGACGTTCTGAACGCCCGCATCTTCTTCATCTATTTCGTAACGATCCAAAAGCCCGGCTCTCTGGACAAGGGCTGGGAACGATATAACCAGGCGGAGAAGCAGCAAAAAGACCTGCTGACGTTTGTGAATGGCAGCGAGGAGTTGCGTGAGCTGCGGCCGGGCGCCGAGCAACTGGGTAGAGATCTGGATGCTTACAGGCCGGCGCTTGAAGCGACCCTGAAGATGGTCCAGTCCGGCACGCTGCATGGCGATGCGTACGATGCACAGGTGAAGGATTGGGCGGCCAAGGGCGCGATCATGGTTGGCGATGCCGGCAAACTCGAGGTGCTGTGCTCGACGGTCAGCGGGAGTTCGAGGAAGTCGATTATCGATAGCCTGCAGAGTTCGATGACCAGCAATCTGGTGATCTTCCTGACTGGGTTCTGCGTCTCCGGGTTGATGGCTGCGGTGATCGTTCGACAGATCAATTCGAGCCTGCGCACGTTGACGAGTGAGTTGCGAGGCGGATCGGAGCAGGTCTCGGACGCGGCCACCCAGGTGGCGGCAGTGAGCCAGGATGTGGCTCGCGATGCCTCGCAGCAGGCGGCCATGATTGAGGAGACTTCTGCATCGGCGGTAGAGATCGGCGCGATGGCTTCGCAAAGCGCGGAGAGTGCGCGGGCCGCTACCGGACTCGTCGTAGAGGCAGTCAAGAATATCGAGTTTACTGACCGCGCGATGGAAGACTGCAACGCTGCGATGAACGCGATCGGCCAATCCAGCAACGACATCGCGAAGACCTTGCAGGTGATTACTCAGATTGCCTTCCAGACCAACATCCTCGCGTTGAATGCTTCGGTTGAAGCGGCGCGCGCCGGTGAGGCGGGAATGGGATTCTCAGTGGTGGCCGATGAGGTGCGCAGCCTGGCGCAGCGTTGCTCGGCTGCGTCGGAAGAGATCTCCGTGCTGATCGAGCAGTCGCTGGGCAATGCGGCGGCGGGGAAGACCAAGATCGGCGTCCTGACGGATGCCAGCAAGAGCGTGAGTTCGGTCTTCTCGCAGATGAAGCCGCTGGTGGAGCAGATCGTCGGCAACAGCCGGGAGCAGAGCCAGGCGATCGACCAGATCGGCCGCGCTCTGGTAAAGATGGAGCAGGCGACCCAGAAGAGCGCAGCGGCGGCGGAAGAGAGCGCGTCAGGTGCGGAAGAGTTGAATGCGCAGTCGGAGCAGATGCGGATGCTGGCTGAGGGGCTGGGGCGGCTGGTGGATGGCGCCAGTTCGGAGAGTGCTCCGCGTGGGGGCGGTCGCGCTTACCGGATGGCGATGTCGTAG
- a CDS encoding excinuclease ABC subunit UvrC encodes MAASFQFAVAASFEPSRAEEILRSVPAGPGVFALRGFKETDEPYLTRTADLRRRMRRLLDPPESQSKRLNLRERVARIEYTVTGSEFESSLVLYEAAAALFGLAEARRRLKLHTPYFLRFTAENAFPRVYATNRLSKRGLAQMYGPFPSRAAAERYCDAVLDLFKIRRCYEDLKPYPEHPGCVYQEMKKCLAPCNIACTAEEYKAEADAVDAFFATRGESLMAKIAAEREVAAEAMEFEQAAALHEKYQKVKAAAALADELVRPVLEVRAVVVQKAAPARTEADDLQEAAVFMVQAGCIAGPERMSTLGVRAVKEQTSVGSSLFAQPLMLQAVPLEGSATEAVESPEVRASEVLARLQAKAGVPSDMALLSDHLSLLRRWYYRPEKQRSGEVFFPYADGGWPVRRILRGAARMALGEPMAMAETDREGAKKINAGAKIKVLHEGRPDVERVVEVAEKSPVARAIYQPQVGRKIDATLDS; translated from the coding sequence GTGGCGGCGAGCTTTCAATTCGCGGTAGCGGCATCGTTCGAACCTTCGCGGGCTGAGGAGATTCTGCGCTCCGTACCGGCTGGGCCGGGGGTGTTCGCTCTTCGTGGATTCAAGGAGACAGACGAACCTTACCTTACCCGGACAGCGGACCTGCGGCGCAGGATGCGGCGGTTGCTCGACCCTCCGGAGTCGCAGTCGAAGCGCCTGAATCTTCGCGAGCGCGTGGCGCGGATCGAGTACACCGTGACCGGGTCGGAGTTCGAGTCGTCGCTGGTGTTGTATGAGGCCGCTGCGGCACTCTTCGGACTTGCTGAGGCGCGGCGAAGATTGAAGCTGCACACGCCATACTTTCTGCGGTTCACGGCGGAGAACGCGTTTCCCCGCGTCTACGCGACGAACCGTTTGAGCAAGCGCGGGCTGGCGCAGATGTATGGGCCATTTCCTTCGCGTGCGGCTGCGGAGCGGTACTGCGATGCGGTGCTTGATCTGTTCAAGATTCGCCGGTGTTATGAGGATCTGAAGCCCTATCCAGAGCATCCTGGTTGTGTGTATCAAGAGATGAAGAAGTGTCTCGCGCCGTGCAACATCGCCTGCACGGCGGAGGAGTATAAGGCGGAAGCGGACGCGGTGGACGCCTTCTTCGCGACGCGGGGCGAGAGCCTGATGGCGAAGATCGCAGCCGAGCGCGAGGTCGCAGCCGAGGCGATGGAGTTCGAACAGGCGGCGGCTCTGCACGAGAAGTATCAGAAGGTGAAAGCGGCCGCCGCGCTGGCGGACGAACTCGTCAGGCCCGTGCTCGAAGTGCGGGCGGTAGTGGTGCAAAAGGCAGCGCCTGCTAGGACAGAAGCGGACGACTTGCAGGAGGCTGCGGTCTTCATGGTTCAGGCGGGGTGCATCGCGGGGCCGGAGCGCATGTCGACCCTCGGCGTTCGCGCGGTCAAGGAGCAGACGAGCGTGGGTAGCTCGCTGTTTGCGCAGCCGCTGATGTTGCAGGCGGTGCCGCTTGAGGGCTCAGCGACTGAGGCGGTGGAGAGCCCAGAGGTGCGGGCGAGCGAAGTGCTGGCGCGGCTCCAAGCCAAGGCGGGAGTGCCGTCGGATATGGCATTGCTGAGCGATCATCTCTCCCTGCTGCGGCGGTGGTACTACCGTCCGGAGAAGCAGCGTTCGGGCGAGGTGTTCTTTCCCTATGCGGACGGCGGATGGCCGGTGCGTCGGATTCTGCGTGGCGCGGCACGGATGGCCCTGGGCGAGCCCATGGCGATGGCCGAGACCGACCGCGAAGGGGCGAAGAAGATCAACGCTGGAGCGAAGATCAAGGTGCTCCACGAAGGGAGGCCGGATGTGGAGCGGGTGGTCGAGGTCGCTGAAAAAAGTCCCGTCGCTAGAGCCATTTACCAGCCGCAGGTCGGGCGGAAGATAGATGCCACGCTGGATTCATAG
- a CDS encoding proline racemase family protein, with the protein MVETVPAPSRVRAIDSHTEGEPTRVIVEGGPDLGTGTLAERVQIFKTRFDHFRSGTVCEPRGSEVVVGALLCEPQDQAAVAGVIFFNDVGYLGMCGHGTMGVVRTLAYLGRIGPGSHLLETPVGMVQAELHSDMSVSVRNVPSYRYRASVPVEVPGIGPLPGDIAWGGNWFFLIGEHPFELVAKNRDQLVGATKAIRSALEQQGITGKDGAPIDHIELFAAPVSSVASSRNFVLCPGASFDRSPCGTGTSAKMACLYADGRLAAGEVWQQEGILGTCFTGSVQPEGDCVLPTITGRAWITADTTLIFDSSDPFAGGIDF; encoded by the coding sequence ATGGTTGAAACTGTACCTGCGCCGAGCCGAGTTCGCGCCATTGATTCCCATACCGAGGGCGAGCCGACGCGCGTCATCGTCGAAGGCGGCCCGGATCTGGGTACCGGCACTCTGGCCGAGCGCGTACAGATCTTCAAGACGCGCTTCGACCACTTCCGCTCGGGCACGGTCTGCGAGCCACGCGGTTCCGAAGTCGTCGTCGGGGCTCTGCTCTGCGAACCTCAAGACCAAGCAGCCGTCGCTGGAGTCATCTTCTTCAACGATGTCGGCTACCTGGGCATGTGCGGCCACGGGACGATGGGAGTCGTCCGCACGCTGGCGTATCTTGGCCGCATTGGGCCCGGCAGTCATCTCCTCGAAACGCCCGTCGGCATGGTGCAGGCAGAGCTGCACAGCGACATGAGCGTCTCGGTCCGCAACGTTCCCAGCTATCGTTACCGCGCTTCAGTACCGGTTGAAGTGCCCGGCATCGGCCCGTTGCCCGGCGATATCGCATGGGGCGGAAACTGGTTCTTCCTCATCGGCGAACATCCCTTCGAGCTGGTGGCCAAGAACCGCGATCAGCTTGTCGGAGCGACCAAGGCGATCCGTTCCGCGCTCGAGCAGCAAGGCATCACAGGCAAGGACGGCGCGCCCATCGACCACATCGAACTCTTCGCTGCGCCCGTTTCATCGGTAGCCTCAAGCCGAAACTTTGTACTCTGTCCCGGAGCGTCCTTCGACCGCTCGCCCTGCGGCACCGGCACCAGTGCAAAGATGGCCTGCCTCTACGCCGATGGAAGGCTGGCAGCGGGCGAGGTGTGGCAGCAGGAGGGCATCCTCGGGACATGCTTTACCGGTTCCGTGCAGCCCGAAGGAGATTGCGTGCTGCCCACCATCACTGGCCGCGCATGGATCACAGCGGACACCACCCTGATCTTCGATTCATCCGATCCCTTCGCGGGAGGCATCGACTTCTGA
- a CDS encoding NAD(P)/FAD-dependent oxidoreductase: MESRVAIETFDVLILGAGIVGSACALECAQAGLRVGIVECAVPGGATTAAGMGHVVVMDDSSAQFALTCYSRSLWQTLAPRLPQNVEYEQCGTLWVANDDEEMAEVESKHCAYRRCGITAEILTSVDVAQEEPNLRAGLAGGLLVPDDGVIYPPPAAEFFLASAQLLGAVLLRGKAAAALDAGDVVLEDGTRLAARQIVVATGTDLRLLPWLPLQKRKGHLVITDRYPGFVRHQLVELGYLRSAHKSTADSVAFNVQPRRTGQLLLGSSRQYGDEDPGIDTGILNRMIERAQSYMPGLANLSSLRVWTGFRAATPDKLPLIGPTDEPGVFVAVGFEGLGITNAPGAARLLTDHLLGRPSVIDPTPYLPCRVHAMGASHD, encoded by the coding sequence ATGGAATCACGCGTTGCTATCGAGACTTTCGACGTCCTGATTCTAGGGGCAGGCATCGTCGGTTCAGCCTGCGCGCTGGAGTGCGCGCAGGCGGGGCTTCGCGTTGGCATCGTGGAGTGCGCGGTCCCCGGCGGCGCGACTACGGCTGCCGGCATGGGCCACGTCGTAGTGATGGACGACTCTTCCGCACAGTTCGCGCTTACCTGCTACTCGCGCAGTCTTTGGCAGACACTCGCTCCACGCCTTCCGCAAAACGTGGAGTACGAGCAGTGTGGCACGTTGTGGGTAGCCAATGACGACGAGGAGATGGCCGAGGTCGAATCGAAGCATTGCGCTTACCGTCGCTGCGGAATTACCGCAGAGATATTGACCTCGGTGGACGTGGCGCAGGAGGAACCGAACCTGCGCGCGGGCCTCGCGGGCGGTCTTCTGGTGCCGGACGACGGGGTGATCTATCCTCCGCCAGCAGCGGAGTTCTTTCTTGCCTCTGCTCAGCTTCTGGGCGCGGTCCTGCTTAGGGGTAAAGCCGCTGCCGCGCTCGACGCCGGCGACGTCGTCCTCGAAGATGGGACACGGCTGGCGGCCAGGCAGATCGTCGTCGCGACAGGCACGGACCTCCGGCTTCTGCCATGGCTGCCGCTGCAGAAGCGTAAGGGGCACCTCGTCATCACGGACCGCTATCCGGGATTTGTCCGCCATCAACTTGTGGAGCTTGGCTACCTGAGGAGCGCGCACAAGTCGACCGCAGACTCGGTTGCCTTCAACGTGCAGCCGCGACGCACCGGACAGTTGCTGCTTGGCTCGTCGCGGCAGTACGGCGATGAAGATCCGGGGATCGACACGGGCATCCTGAACCGCATGATCGAGCGCGCGCAGAGCTACATGCCCGGGCTCGCCAACCTCTCGAGCCTGCGCGTGTGGACTGGCTTCCGCGCCGCCACTCCGGACAAACTTCCGCTGATCGGGCCAACGGATGAGCCGGGTGTCTTCGTCGCCGTTGGGTTTGAAGGTCTCGGCATCACCAACGCCCCGGGAGCAGCACGGCTGTTGACCGATCATCTGCTGGGGCGGCCATCGGTGATCGACCCGACGCCTTACCTGCCGTGCCGTGTGCATGCGATGGGGGCGAGCCATGACTAA
- a CDS encoding (2Fe-2S)-binding protein, with the protein MTKRAVFTVWLNGAAVRVPAGTMASSVFLNSSTPSRVSILGERRAALCGMGICFECRAVVDGVPHRRTCQLLCCEGMRLESQP; encoded by the coding sequence ATGACTAAACGCGCCGTCTTTACCGTCTGGCTGAACGGCGCAGCAGTCCGCGTGCCGGCAGGGACGATGGCGAGCTCAGTATTTCTAAACTCCAGCACCCCCTCGCGCGTCTCCATCCTTGGGGAGAGGCGTGCGGCCCTCTGCGGCATGGGCATATGCTTCGAGTGTCGCGCGGTTGTCGATGGCGTTCCGCATCGTCGTACCTGCCAGCTTCTGTGTTGTGAAGGCATGAGGCTGGAGTCGCAGCCATGA